CCCTGGAAACGAGTAAGGCTTTGAGGTACTTTTCAGCGCATTGTTGACTGCAGAAACAGGCGTGGTTATTCAGTGGTCGGCGACGACGCAGCATGGCGCAGGCTGCGTCATAATCTGCCTCAGCAAATTCAACCCAGGCGCGTATGTCAGTTTCGATGCTCATGAAGGACTCTACCTTGTGACAGGATCTCCAGGATGAAATAGTCGCGCTTGAGGACCGATTGTTCTATCTCAGCGGGAGTACGAACCAAGATGTCAACTGGAAAAGGGCGTGGAATGAGTAAGCGCGAGACACTCCAACTGCGCTCGCTGCGCGACGCTGTTGTGTCAAGGATTACGAGCAGATCTACATCGCTGTCTGGCGTTGGTTTGCCGTAGGCGTACGAACCAAAAAGAATGATCTTTTCTGGGTGCAGGCTTTCGACGATACGGCGTACCGCCAGCGGCAGCGCGCGCGCCACCGGCAGTGCGCAGCCGATCGGCGTCATGACCAGATCAGTGATATCGGCCAGTTCAATCGTTGTTTGTTCGTTTGTCGCGATTTGCGTGTCCATACGCTAAACGCCCTGGTGCATTCAGATTGTGCTTGTGCAGTGAAGCCTTGAGGATGACGATTATAACCGCTTCTCCAGTTCCGCCAAAATCGCAAGTCTGGCGCGGCGTACAAAAAGATGTCCCCGACCCTGACGGGCGACTTGTGCGTGGCAAGATGCGCAATCGTCAGGGCCGGGGACAGGATGGGGCTAGGACGGTGGCTCAGATGCGCTCGATGATGGTGGCAGTGGCCATGCCGTGGCCGATGCACATGGTTTGCAGGCCATAGCGGCCGCCGGTGCGTTCGAGGCGGTGCAGCATGGTGGCCATCAGCTTGGCGCCGGTGGCGCCCAGGGGGTGACCGATGGCAATGGCGCCGCCCGTGGGATTGACGCGTGCCGGGTCCGGCTGGATCTCCTTTAGCCATGCCAGTACCACCGAGGCGAAGGCCTCGTTGATCTCGATGGTATCCATGTCTTCGATGGTCAGGCCGGCCCGGGCCAGAATCTTGCGCGTGGCCGGGATGGGGCCATCCAGCATGATGAGCGGGTCGCTGCCCACGACCACCCGCGCGACGATGCGCGCGCGCGGCGTCAGGTTGTGGCGCTTGAGGCCCTCTGCGCTGGCCAACAGCACGGCCGCGGCGCCGTCGCTGATCTGGCTGCTGCTGGCGGCGGTGATGCGACCATCGGCGCGGAACGCAGGGCGCAGTTGGCCCATCTTCACCAGATCCACGTTGCTGCGGAAGCCCTCATCGTAGTCCAGGGTGACCTGGCTGCCGTTATGCGCCACCGTTACCGGCATGATTTCAGCCTTGAAGTAGCCGGCGGCGGTGGCGGCGGCGGCCTTCTGGTGACTTTCATAGCTGTAGCGATCGAGATCCTCACGGCTGAGGTTCCATTTGTCGCATATCAACTCGGCCGAGATGCCCTGCGGAATCAGGTCGTAGGGGATGCCAGCATAGAACTGCTCCGGATAGTCGGAGCCCATGGTCACGCGGCTCATGCACTCCACGCCGGCGCCCACGGCTATGTCCATGTCTCCGGCGGCAATGGCCTGGGCCGCAAAGTGGATGGCCTGTTGACTGGAGCCGCACATGCGGTTGAGTGTGACCGAAGGCACGGAGACGGGCCAGCCTGCGTTGAGGACCGCCAGGCGGCCGATGTTCGCGCCCTGCTCACCGATGGGGGTCACACAGCCCATCACCACATCTTCGACGGCGGCCGGGTCGAGGTCCACCCGACGCACCACCTCTTGCAGGGGCAGGCTGGCTACGGCCACCGGATGCAGACCGCTCAAGGCGCCATTTTTGCGACCGACCGGTGTGCGCACGGCGGAGACAATGTAAACGTCACGCATTATTTCCTCCCGCTATCTTTTCGTTTGGCCTGGGCGTTGATCTACTTGAACAACTCAGTTGATCTACTTGAACAACTCACGGGCGATAATGGTACGCTGAATCTGCGATGTGCCTTCGTAGATCTGGTAGATCTTGGCGTCGCGCATCAGTTTTTCCACCGGGTATTCGGCGCTGTAGCCGTAGCCGCCAAAAACCTGCACCGCGTCGGTGGTGGTCTTCATCGCCATGTCGGCGCAGAACGCCTTGGCAAACGCCGATTCCTTGGCGTTAGGCTGGTGCTGATCGGCCAGCCAGGCTGCTTGCCAGGTCAACAGACGGCCAGCATGGATGTTCATCGCCATATCGGCCACCATGAAGCTGATGCCCTGGTAGCTGGCGATGGCATGACCAAACGCCTTGCGCTCCTTGGCATACTTGATCGCTTCCTCCATGGCCCGGCGTGCCACGCCGACCGCGCCGGCCGCCACGGGCGGGCGTGATTTATTGAAGACCTCCATGGCCACCTTGAAACCGGCGCCCTCAGGCCCGATGCGGTTGGCCGCCGGCACTTCCACATCTTCCATAATCACTTCGCTCGTCCAACTGGCGTGCTGGCCCATCTTCTCGATCGGCTTGCTCGTCTTGACGCCCCAGCCGCGTTCGACGATGAAGAAATTCAGCCCGCGGTGACCGCCGGATGGGTCCACTTTGGCCAGCACCACGAACAGATCGGCCACCGGGCCGTTGGTGATCCAGGTCTTGGTGCCGTTGAGGACATACGTGTCTCCGCGCCGCGCGGCCACCGTCTTGATGCCGGCCACATCAGAGCCGGCGCCTGGCTCGGTGACGCAATAGGCAGGCATTTTTTGCTTGTCCATCACCCAACCGCCCAGGTACTGCATCTTTTGCTCTTCACTGCCGCCGATGATGATCGGCAGGCAGGCGAGTTGGTTGAGCATGGTTGCCGTCTGAATCCCGGAGCAGGCCCAGGCCAGTTCCTCGGCCACGATGCACTCCTCCAGGACGCCCACGCCCGGCCCGCCATAGGCTTCGGGCACGTTCAGGTTCATGAGACCGATTTCCTGGGCCTTCTTGATGATCGGCCAGGGAAATTCGCCGCTCTTATCGAAGTGTTCGACAACGGGCAGAATGTCTTTGACCGCAAAGTCGTGCGCCAGGTCGCGCAGCATGCGCTGCTCATCGGTCAGGGTAAAGTCAATCATGGTGAAGCCTCCACAACTGTGTCATAGATCGCCGTTGATCGCAAGATCACACGGTGGGCAAAAAACGAAGGGTAACACGCGGCATTTTGATGACGCCCCGCGTCATCAGTTTACCATACAACGCGCGCATTTGGCAACTTCGGGCCGCCAGAATTCCAAAGGTCATGATCTGCGACACTCTGCCCGCCGACCTACGGCCTATTTTTACTTCTGGGCAAACATGCTACAATACGCCTCACCATCTGCGCAGAGCGGACGACTGCAAGTCGCTGCGACGATTGCGATGCCCACCTTCGTGGACCAGGCATCCAAATTGAAACGCACCCTGTTGTGACTGCGGATGGGCGGCTCCCAGCTGGATCATCGTTGTCGGAAGGTTGTCGAAAAGGAAAACCTATGTTGAGGAAATCTGCTTTCGTTGCGCTCGGAGCCGTCTTGGCTGTCGCCTGCGTGCTCACCTTGTTCGCCCTTTGGTCTGGCCTCTGGTCGCCGCGTTCGCCAATGTTGTTGGCTGCCGCGCCCCACGCTCTCTCCATCGGCCTGCAACCGGCCGTCACCACCACCTCGCTCAACGCCTCGATCACGGTGGATGTGGTCATCACCGATGCCGCTGACCTGGGCGCGTTCGAGTTCACTCTGTCCTATGCACCGGCCGTCGTTGCCGTCACCGATGTGCAGCTTGGCGCCTTCCTGGGCAGCAGCAGTCGCCCGGCCTATGCCCTCGGCCCGCACATTGACAACAACGCCGGCACGGTCTCCTTCGGCGGCTACACGCTGGGCGCAACGCCGTCTGGCCCCAACGGCGCTGGCGTGCTGGCTACCATCACCTTTCACGCGTTGGGCCTCGGCAGCAGCGACCTTGTCTTTACCCACAGCCTGATCACCGATCGCCTCGCGACTGTTCAGGCGGTGACGACGCAGCCCGGCCAGATCATTGTGTCTGGCGCGACGCCAACGCCAACGATACCGCCGACATCCACCCCAACACCAACGGTCGCAGCCACGGCCACGCCGACGCCAACGAGCACCCTCACGCCTGCGCCGAGCGCGACGCCAACCCGCACGCCAACGCGCACGCCTAAACCGACCAAGACCAGGACGCCGACGCGCACCCCCATAGCGACCGCTACAGCGACTCCGGGCACCCCCCCGCCGCCCACCGCGACGTCAACAGCCACGCCATCGCCGGCGCCGTCGGCCACGCCCACCCTGACCCCCACGGCCGGGCCATCGCCCACGCCTACGGTCACGCCGACGCGCACGCCCAAACCGACCAAGACCCCCACCCGCACCGCGACGCCGACGGCCACCCCCACCGACGGGCCGACGCCCACGCCGACCGCCACGGTGCCGGTGCTGAACACCGGTTTCCTCAGTCCGACGGCCAATCAGCCCACGGATGGTGGCGACGCGAACGGTTTCGAGGTGAGTCCGACCAACGCTTACGCCGATGACGGTTTGTTCGCCGCCGATATGGACAGCGGCACCGGT
The DNA window shown above is from Candidatus Amarolinea dominans and carries:
- a CDS encoding thiolase family protein, with protein sequence MRDVYIVSAVRTPVGRKNGALSGLHPVAVASLPLQEVVRRVDLDPAAVEDVVMGCVTPIGEQGANIGRLAVLNAGWPVSVPSVTLNRMCGSSQQAIHFAAQAIAAGDMDIAVGAGVECMSRVTMGSDYPEQFYAGIPYDLIPQGISAELICDKWNLSREDLDRYSYESHQKAAAATAAGYFKAEIMPVTVAHNGSQVTLDYDEGFRSNVDLVKMGQLRPAFRADGRITAASSSQISDGAAAVLLASAEGLKRHNLTPRARIVARVVVGSDPLIMLDGPIPATRKILARAGLTIEDMDTIEINEAFASVVLAWLKEIQPDPARVNPTGGAIAIGHPLGATGAKLMATMLHRLERTGGRYGLQTMCIGHGMATATIIERI
- a CDS encoding nucleotidyltransferase domain-containing protein, which gives rise to MTPIGCALPVARALPLAVRRIVESLHPEKIILFGSYAYGKPTPDSDVDLLVILDTTASRSERSWSVSRLLIPRPFPVDILVRTPAEIEQSVLKRDYFILEILSQGRVLHEHRN
- a CDS encoding acyl-CoA dehydrogenase family protein, yielding MIDFTLTDEQRMLRDLAHDFAVKDILPVVEHFDKSGEFPWPIIKKAQEIGLMNLNVPEAYGGPGVGVLEECIVAEELAWACSGIQTATMLNQLACLPIIIGGSEEQKMQYLGGWVMDKQKMPAYCVTEPGAGSDVAGIKTVAARRGDTYVLNGTKTWITNGPVADLFVVLAKVDPSGGHRGLNFFIVERGWGVKTSKPIEKMGQHASWTSEVIMEDVEVPAANRIGPEGAGFKVAMEVFNKSRPPVAAGAVGVARRAMEEAIKYAKERKAFGHAIASYQGISFMVADMAMNIHAGRLLTWQAAWLADQHQPNAKESAFAKAFCADMAMKTTTDAVQVFGGYGYSAEYPVEKLMRDAKIYQIYEGTSQIQRTIIARELFK